CCAGCAACTTCTTCAGCACCAGCACAAGTTCCAGCTTCAAAGAACCCAGAAACGGAGGCGATAGCAGCCCGCTCGACACACTCTTCCACATCCACGGCACCACCTGCTTCGATGACCAGCGGCGATGCGGAGGAGTCGGATGAcgtggtggtggcggcggcTGAAGTTACTCCGACCACGCCACCACCGCCCCAGCCACCGCCTACCAAGAGCTGCCTGTCCCGCCACAACTCCACGCATCAGTCAATCAAAAAGAAGGTGAACATCAGCAATCGGGCGGAGATCATTGAGCCGGatccgctgccgctgctcctgCTGGCCAGCCAGAATCAGAACTCCCTGCTGGACGACGACGAGGTGTTCTCCGACTCACTGCCTCCGCCGAAGAGGGAGAGCATGTGTGCTCCATACATCGAGGGTGGGGATGTCGTTTCGGAGACCCTGTTCTTTGCCCACGGACTGCCCTCCTGGTTCGACGACGAGCGACTCAATGAGATGTATGCTTAAAGTCTTGTTCTGGCTAAACGAAATTTGTTTGGATTTATACAgatgtgatttttttttaaatagataattttatgacattttttaGTACCTAAAGGAGTAgctaatataattaaaacaaccacagaatttttattacatttaaagtTTACTAGGAAAAGTAATTTCTTAAACGGTTACCCTCAGTTGCAGTGCACATTAATTTGCTATTTTTGGGCAAACTTTTAAAGTTACAAGTGAGGTTAAGAGGATATCTTAACTAGACAATTTACTGGAATTGTTAAGTACTAAAAAAAAGTAGCCACCAGAGAAACACAATTAACTACAAAGTATtcttgtaaaaataatttcttgaATAAGAATCGAACATGTTTTGTTTAAGCCAGAACAGATTGACCTTACCACCTGCCTTCCCTTTCTTGATTTCGTTTGAATGTGGCCTCCTTTGACCTCGTTCCATGTCCAGCGGCTGCATCGAGCCACCGGTCACTCCAGTGGGACGCGACGAGCTGGAGCTCAAGCGCCAGCGTCTCTACACGGAGCTCCTGCGGGCTGCTCACGCGGCTGTGGAGCACAGCGTGGCCGTGCGGGGTATGCGAGCTTCGATAGAGTCCGATTCGTTTGTTATTTTCGCtctaaaacattaaaaaagttactTGGCTTGGGTTTTGAAATCTAGGCTTTTCGAAGGCTATGTTAATTTAGAAATTCTCCTATCCTCTAAATGCCCAAAAGAAATCCAAGTCGAGTAAGTTGGTTAAAGGTTTCAATTTAGTCACTTtctcttttagtttttttgtgaCGTTTTTGCATGTGGTTTTATCAACTTCACTCGTTGGGATTAGCTCTCctattgcatttttaattcataagTGTATAGTGCACTTTTTTTTGTCCTACATCATCTAATCATCCACAAACTCATGAAGAGAGAGATTTTTTTCGGGAAGcttaagtttttaagatattGTGAGTGCACGGGGGTTTTTTATCACGCTGAAACATCACTTCACTTTagtatttatctttttaaaactCAATGTTATTATAAGTATTAGTTGTCAagcaagtttttaattattttctttttctggtTCAGATAACGAGCCGGAAGCCAAGCCCACGGCTGCTGTTCATCACTTGGAAAGCATTTGCGAGCGACTGGAAACCCTCGTCGACCGATTGGAACGCACTTTAACGGCTCCCCAGCCCATTGAAttgcccacgcccacgcccactcttCCGCCCCCGCCAACCGAAGACGACGAAGAAGTTACAGAAGAAGCTCTTCCAGCTGCAGAGAAAGTAGAatcgccaccaccaccaccacctcctttaccgcccagcagcagcagcagtagcagcaacaTGAGTGTCGCCGGATTCGAGGACATTGTGGCGGGTCCGCTGAGCCAATATCTATCCCTATCCGCCCAAATTGGCGGCGATGTGGCCCAGCATGCGGAGCTCGTAAAGAGCGCCTTTGGGTGAGTCAGGCTAAATGAGTCATTCATGTTGAGCTGCGGTCAAAATAGTAGTATATAACTAGCCTATggaaatagcaaaaaaaaatagttagaaagccagtttaaaaaaatgtatacatgtTCGTGAAGCTAATAAATGGAGCAACTATAAAAATGAACTATTAACAAAGGTATCATGTTTCAGATAGCTGAAAAATATAGCAATCAAAAAGAGTTTGGAagcaactttttaaaaatgttatatatcaATAGGTTAATACTATAAACTAAATGAGGCAACCATAAAAATGCCTTTCAAGCATAggtatgttttaaaaaaacttttaaaaaaattggaaaaaaaaaaaatgtaatacaaagTGGGGCAAAAATAAGAAACTGCGTTTTATATagaatgcaatttttttgttttttattttctatagtTCAATACAAAGTGCAGTGATTGTTCTTTTAAGtagttataaaattatttactactgtatattaaaagtttaaggAAATATAAACAGTTTTTACATAGATACATTGTGCCACTACTATTATTTGGACCGCAACTGTATATCTATATATTCTATATAATAAACTATAATCTAATCATTGGCTTTCTTTAAACACAGCTTCCAACTGCAGTACTTGACGCTGGCCACTCAGATTGCCAAGCCGGCGCAGCCCAAGCAGGCGGAGCTCCTGAAACCGACCTCGACGCAGATCAGCGCCATCCAGGACTTCCGCGAGAAGCATCGCTCCTCGGCCCTGTTCAACCACCTGTCGGCCATCAGCGAGAGCATTCCCGCCTTGGGTTGGGTGTGCGTGGAGAAGACGCCCGGTCCATATGTCAAGGAGATGAACGATGCCTGCCAGTTCTACACGAACCGAGTGCTGAAGGAGTGGAAGGAGAAGGATGTGAAGCACGTGGAGTGGGCACGCGCCTGGGTGCAAACGCTCACCGAGCTGCAGGCCTACATCCGGCAGTATCACACCACCGGTCTGGTTTGGTCCGGCAAGGGAGCTGCTCCCTCGGGCGGTGctccgccaccaccaccacctggTGGTCTGCCCCCACCGCCTCCAATGCTGGATCTGAGTGCCCTCAAGCTGGACAGCGCAGGAGATGATCGTAGTGCGCTGTTCGCTCAGATTAACCAGGGTGCTGACATCACCAAGAGTAAGTAGTGAAGGGAAAAGCTGCACAGAAACACGAAACGGAATGTTGCCTGTcgaatttaatataatatttaattatataatataattaatatttgttaattttacaGGCTTGAAGAAGGTAACTGGGGAGATGCAGACCCACAAAAATCCTTCTCTGCGCACAGGACCTGCTCCCTTCAAAACGCCAGCCCAAGTGGGTGGTAAACAAGGCGCTGCCGCTCCTTCAAGTGCACCCGCCAAGGCGCCCGTTTTCGAGCGCGATGGCAAGAAGTGGATCATTGAGTACCAGAAGAACAACACCGGGCTGCTGGTGGAGAATGCCGAGATGAACAACGTGGTGTATGTGTTCCGCTGCGAGGGATCCACGTTGACCGTCAAGGGCAAGGTGAACAACATTGTGTTCGACTCTTGCAAGAAGTGCTCGCTGCTGTTTGATTCGGTGGTGGCCTCCGTGGAGTTTGTCAACTGCCAGAGCGTCCAGATGCAGGTGCTCGGCTCGGTGCCGACGGTGTCGATCGACAAGACCGACGGCTGCCAGATGTATCTGTCCAAGGATTCGCTTGGAGTGGAGATTGTCAACTCGAAGTCCTCGGAGATGAACATTCTCTTGCCCGACGACTCCGGCGATTATGTGAgcttatacttttatttaagtatcaaccatttgtaattgttttgtattatatttccAGACCGAGTTGGCTTTACCGGAGCAGTATAAGACCACCATTGCCGGCAAGACCCTCAAGACTGTTTGCGTGGACAGCCTCGGCTAATGTGGAGACCCTTTAAAGGAATCCCAACCGTTGCTTTTCCAACTATCATCAGCAAAATTAGCCAGGCAGCAAtcataattgtatttaattataagcGCAAAATGTTCGTATTTCAgagatttttaaatcaaacttttcGTAATGATGAAATGATGTTGCCAAAACTTTGCTATCCTGGCTAGTGGaaagtatttatataatttatttcgatGGAAAAGCGATGGCCACAAAACAACCGAACCCAATGTATTTATATCGAAAGTGTGTGTATTGAAACTGAGCACCCAATTCGAACTTTTGAAGCAGTCTCTTTACTCGATCATCAGATGTAACTCCTTTTTAtattctatttaaataaaatttaaacattttttatcagATAAATGGGGGAGTTTTTAAGGAGGTATAATAGTTTCTTTCATCTTTCattaaaccttttttattgtgttattCATTTGTCTTATTGAACCCAATTAAAACCCActtttgttcttttaaaacttaaaaccaTTCTTCATttgttcataattttattttctatttaaataaaatgtcagcATTGTTTTTATCAGATAAAAAAATGAGAACTTGATTTATTGCTACGTACatttacaatttgtttaataaagcCAAGCTCGCGGGGATCAAGGGGGATGTTGTGAGGTTTGGGAATGGCTGGCGGCTAATACTAGGACCCTAGGACTTCTTGTACTCGATCCGTTCCACCTTAACCTCATCGCCAATCAGTTGGTAAACGTACGTGACAACCGTGGTGCTCTGGATGTCCATGAGAACGAACGAGGGCACCACATTGGTATCCAGCGGATTGAAGGCACCAGTCGCAGATCCAGGATTAATGTAGAACTTGTTGCCGTGCTCGTAGGCCTCGAACTTGTACGTGTGCCCCGTGATGAGGATG
This genomic stretch from Drosophila gunungcola strain Sukarami unplaced genomic scaffold, Dgunungcola_SK_2 000001F, whole genome shotgun sequence harbors:
- the LOC128263485 gene encoding adenylyl cyclase-associated protein 1 isoform X3; this translates as MSVAGFEDIVAGPLSQYLSLSAQIGGDVAQHAELVKSAFGFQLQYLTLATQIAKPAQPKQAELLKPTSTQISAIQDFREKHRSSALFNHLSAISESIPALGWVCVEKTPGPYVKEMNDACQFYTNRVLKEWKEKDVKHVEWARAWVQTLTELQAYIRQYHTTGLVWSGKGAAPSGGAPPPPPPGGLPPPPPMLDLSALKLDSAGDDRSALFAQINQGADITKSLKKVTGEMQTHKNPSLRTGPAPFKTPAQVGGKQGAAAPSSAPAKAPVFERDGKKWIIEYQKNNTGLLVENAEMNNVVYVFRCEGSTLTVKGKVNNIVFDSCKKCSLLFDSVVASVEFVNCQSVQMQVLGSVPTVSIDKTDGCQMYLSKDSLGVEIVNSKSSEMNILLPDDSGDYTELALPEQYKTTIAGKTLKTVCVDSLG
- the LOC128263485 gene encoding adenylyl cyclase-associated protein 1 isoform X1, whose protein sequence is MFSCCRSNPKKKDKSTEEDGEKVTEKGEPQLNGKTEIQEDIQKDSAKEEPSKPEKASTKAHNPVDEGTQANLTAQPTQADKSPATSSAPAQVPASKNPETEAIAARSTHSSTSTAPPASMTSGDAEESDDVVVAAAEVTPTTPPPPQPPPTKSCLSRHNSTHQSIKKKVNISNRAEIIEPDPLPLLLLASQNQNSLLDDDEVFSDSLPPPKRESMCAPYIEGGDVVSETLFFAHGLPSWFDDERLNEIGCIEPPVTPVGRDELELKRQRLYTELLRAAHAAVEHSVAVRDNEPEAKPTAAVHHLESICERLETLVDRLERTLTAPQPIELPTPTPTLPPPPTEDDEEVTEEALPAAEKVESPPPPPPPLPPSSSSSSSNMSVAGFEDIVAGPLSQYLSLSAQIGGDVAQHAELVKSAFGFQLQYLTLATQIAKPAQPKQAELLKPTSTQISAIQDFREKHRSSALFNHLSAISESIPALGWVCVEKTPGPYVKEMNDACQFYTNRVLKEWKEKDVKHVEWARAWVQTLTELQAYIRQYHTTGLVWSGKGAAPSGGAPPPPPPGGLPPPPPMLDLSALKLDSAGDDRSALFAQINQGADITKSLKKVTGEMQTHKNPSLRTGPAPFKTPAQVGGKQGAAAPSSAPAKAPVFERDGKKWIIEYQKNNTGLLVENAEMNNVVYVFRCEGSTLTVKGKVNNIVFDSCKKCSLLFDSVVASVEFVNCQSVQMQVLGSVPTVSIDKTDGCQMYLSKDSLGVEIVNSKSSEMNILLPDDSGDYTELALPEQYKTTIAGKTLKTVCVDSLG
- the LOC128263485 gene encoding adenylyl cyclase-associated protein 1 isoform X2, encoding MFSCCRSNPKKKDKSTEEDGEKVTEKGEPQLNGKTEIQEDIQKDSAKEEPSKPEKASTKAHNPVDEGTQANLTDNEPEAKPTAAVHHLESICERLETLVDRLERTLTAPQPIELPTPTPTLPPPPTEDDEEVTEEALPAAEKVESPPPPPPPLPPSSSSSSSNMSVAGFEDIVAGPLSQYLSLSAQIGGDVAQHAELVKSAFGFQLQYLTLATQIAKPAQPKQAELLKPTSTQISAIQDFREKHRSSALFNHLSAISESIPALGWVCVEKTPGPYVKEMNDACQFYTNRVLKEWKEKDVKHVEWARAWVQTLTELQAYIRQYHTTGLVWSGKGAAPSGGAPPPPPPGGLPPPPPMLDLSALKLDSAGDDRSALFAQINQGADITKSLKKVTGEMQTHKNPSLRTGPAPFKTPAQVGGKQGAAAPSSAPAKAPVFERDGKKWIIEYQKNNTGLLVENAEMNNVVYVFRCEGSTLTVKGKVNNIVFDSCKKCSLLFDSVVASVEFVNCQSVQMQVLGSVPTVSIDKTDGCQMYLSKDSLGVEIVNSKSSEMNILLPDDSGDYTELALPEQYKTTIAGKTLKTVCVDSLG